One stretch of Flavobacterium sp. 9 DNA includes these proteins:
- a CDS encoding PorV/PorQ family protein yields the protein MNIGVDAAALAMSSAVVASTNDVNSVYWNPAGLTNLEDHQISLMHANYFANIAQYDYIGYASPIDDRSAWGISMIRFGVDDIMDTTQLIDNQGNIDYNRISLFSTADYGFTFSYARKLPVEGFQYGVNAKVIRRIIGKFANSWGFGFDVGLQFERNDWKFGLMLRDITTTYNVWNIDEKEYAKIANAIPGENNELPESTEITLPKAQLGVSKRFDFHNDYSLLVASNLNMRFERTNDIISTKAVSIDPAVGFEFGYTDLVFLRAGAGNFQNVTQLDNTEKVNFQPNIGLGFKYKGIQVDYALTDLGNQSTALYSNIFSLKVDLGIFR from the coding sequence ATGAATATTGGCGTTGATGCTGCCGCATTGGCAATGTCAAGTGCTGTTGTTGCTTCTACAAATGATGTAAATTCTGTTTATTGGAATCCCGCAGGTTTAACGAATCTTGAAGATCATCAGATCTCTTTAATGCACGCCAATTATTTTGCAAATATCGCGCAATATGATTATATAGGTTATGCAAGTCCTATTGATGACAGAAGTGCCTGGGGAATTTCGATGATTCGTTTTGGGGTGGATGATATTATGGATACGACACAATTGATCGATAATCAGGGAAACATCGATTATAACCGAATTAGTTTGTTCTCTACGGCTGATTATGGTTTTACTTTTTCATATGCAAGAAAACTTCCGGTAGAAGGATTTCAATATGGTGTAAACGCAAAAGTTATCAGACGAATTATCGGGAAATTTGCTAATTCCTGGGGTTTTGGTTTCGACGTTGGATTGCAGTTTGAACGAAATGACTGGAAATTTGGTTTGATGCTTCGCGATATTACAACTACATACAATGTCTGGAATATTGACGAGAAAGAATATGCAAAAATTGCCAATGCCATTCCTGGTGAAAACAATGAATTACCGGAAAGTACTGAAATAACTTTGCCAAAAGCACAATTAGGAGTTTCAAAAAGATTTGATTTCCACAATGATTATAGTCTATTAGTTGCTTCAAATTTGAATATGCGTTTTGAGCGAACTAATGATATAATATCAACCAAAGCAGTAAGTATTGATCCTGCAGTAGGTTTTGAATTTGGATATACTGATCTTGTTTTTTTGAGAGCCGGAGCAGGGAATTTTCAAAATGTGACACAACTGGACAATACCGAAAAAGTAAATTTTCAACCAAATATTGGACTGGGTTTTAAGTACAAAGGTATTCAGGTTGATTATGCGTTGACTGATTTGGGTAATCAAAGTACCGCTTTGTACTCAAATATTTTTTCATTAAAGGTAGATTTAGGTATCTTTAGATAA